TGGTGTGGAGCTGCCATTTGAGCCTTATCAAGCCATTTCTGACTTGCCTGAGACACATTTGGCGGATTTGTCAGCTGAGGAACTTTTGGACATCGCTAAAGAACAGGCTGAATTTGTCTCGGCCAACTTGGTGGAAACGACAGCTTCTGAAATGAATGCGGTCATCGCTGATTTGATTGAAAAATCTGGCGGTGGGCAGGTCATGATTCCTACGACTGATGAATTTGCAAAATTTGGCGTTGAGGTCGCTACTGACCAGCTTGTCAGCTGGAAAATCGGGGCTGAGTATCGTGATGAAAATATCATGGCCGCGCAAAATTCTAACGTGGCTGTGGCTGTGCCGAAATTTTTTCTGGCTGAGTCAGCAACCATCGTCGTGGAATCTGAAGCAGGGCAAGGGCGGTCTTTGCACTTCTTGCCGACGCACTATATCGCGGTCATTCCCATGAGCCGCATGGTGGCGCGCTCAACGCAGGCTGCGGACTGGTTGGACAAAAATAAAAAACCTGGCTCAACTTTGCATTTTATTTCTGGTCCTTCAAACTCTGGGGACATTGAAATGCAACTTGTAGTCGGTCTGCACGGCCCTTTGGAAATCAACTATGTGGTGGTCAAAGACCTTTGAACATTTTTGACTTTCGTCAGTGTTGGCGAGCGTTTTTTCGAGAGATTTTACTGACGAAAATAATTTTTGGAGAAAATTTACTGACGAAAAGTTAAAATCAGAGGCGTCAGCGTTTTGGTAAGGGTTTCATTTTGAAAATTTGACTTTCTTTTTTATAATATAATTATAAAAACATTAGAAAGGAGAATTTATGATCCATTTTCTACGACACAATCGCTTGGCTTCGATTTTGCTTACCTTGATGCGGGTTTTCATTGGCTATCAATGGATAACGGCTGGTTTAGGCAAATTGTTTGCTGAAGAAGCTTTTTCTGCTGGAGGGCTCATCAATGGCGCACTAGGCAGTGCAACAGCCTATCCCTGGTTTCACAGTTTTCTCTCTTTCACAACGAATGGCGGTGCAAACACAAGTTTCTTTGATTTCGTTGTCCCTTGGGGACAGATTTTCATTGGACTCGCGCTGATTTTGGGGGCTTTCACATTGACGGCAGCTACGTTTGGCTTGCTGATGAATTTGTCCTTTTTACTCGCTGGGGTGATTTCAGAAAATCCGACTTTCCTTCTCATTCAAGTCTTAATTTTGGTCGCTGGCTTCAACGCCGGTCGCCTAGGCTTGGACTTCTGGATTGTTCCTTACCTGCGTCGCCGTTTCCCTTTTTTGCAAAATGATAGCTTGCTCATGCTCTGATTTTGCTACAAAACAAAAAAACTGCTTAACTGGCAGTTTTTTGCTTAGAGAAAATGCTGACGTATTTTTTGAGCAGAGAAAAAATACTGACGTAATTAAAAAAAAGAAAAAATCATGAGAAAATCCTCATGATTTCTTTTAATTCCGATTATTTCCACCTGAAATTCCGAAAATTCGGAGGAGGAAGAGGAACATATTGATAAAGTCAAGGTACAAGGAGAGCGCCATTGAAATCGCCCAACCATCACTGACTTGACCATTGTTAGCGTTGTAAACGTGTGTAATTTTTTGATTATCCCAAGCAATCAAACCTGAGAAAATCACCACACCAATGATGCTAATTAAGAGAGTCAGTCCGCTTCCACCGATGAAGAAGTTAAGAATTATCGCAACTACTAATCCCCAAACCGCAATACCAAGCGCTTTGCCCATGCCTGAAAGATTACGTTTGGTCACTCGTCCGTAAACTGCAAGTCCAAAGAACATCGCCGCTGCGGTCACAAAAGCGAGAGTAATGTTTGTCGCTGTATACATCAAGAGGGTGAAGCTAATGAGAAAGCCCATAAAGGCCGCATATCCAACAAAAACAGGGAGCGCCAACTTAGAATTTTTCATCGCCATTACTTGCAATGATCCCACCATGACCAGCGGAATCAACCACAAAATGAGGAAAAATAAACCTCCACGCTGAAGAACTGCCATCATATTATCTTGAAAAAACGTAATCATAATCCAAGAAACTAGCGCAGAAACCAGTACTCCTGCCCCCATCAGTGCGTAAATCTTACTAAAAAATGCATTGAGTCCGTCTTGACGTTGGTCAAAAATAATATTGTTATCATTCATATTTTGCATTAAAGTCATCCTCCTATATTTTTAATTTAATTCTAATTATATTTTAGCAAAAAAGCGGGCTTTTGTCATCCGACTTAAGTCTGAATTTTTTGCTTAATTTTCCTCTTTTGAACGAAAAAGCGTTTTTTGTACATCTTTTGGAACAATTGTGGTTAAAGCACGGGGATAAACTTTGATTTTCACAGGGAGTTGATCACTTTTATCGCCGTCAATCCGTGAATATGGAATGTTCTTTTTCTTTGTCGAAAGGGGATTTATTTCTAGTTCATCCGTATCAAAGTGTTCGATTTCGCTAAAATCTTCAAATTGTCCCTTGCGCAACTTATTTAAATGCCATAATATTTTTAAAAGATTTATTTTTTTCAAAGAATAGACGCGTAGTAGACCATCATCAACCTTAGCTTTTGGAGCTAAAGCTTGCATTCCTGCAATCGTATTAGTCATTGTAATCAGCAAAAGTTTGGTGCGCAGTTGCTCCGTTTTCCCGTCGTGCTTGAGTTCAATTTGGTAACTTTTATTGTAGCGAATCACTTTGTAAGCATCTTTAAAATAAGCAAGAGGACCTAATTTTTTCTTGTCTTTACTGCTCACATTTTGGGCAATATCAGCTAAAATTCCCAAAGTTAGGCTTGAGGTCATGTATTCTTGATTGACTTTGGCCATGTCAACTTTTTGAAGCTTTCCTTGTTCTAAATTTTCTAATGCTGCCCTAATGTCTTGAGGGATATTCAAGGATTTTGCCAAATTATTGACTGTTCCGTTAGGAATAATTCCTAACAGGCTTTCTTCGTTAGCTTCCAAAAGTCCGCCGCAAATTTTGTCAATTGTTCCATCACCGCCAAGTGCGAGAATCAGGTCAGGACGCTCCTCTGCCGCTTTTTTTGCCAGACGAATAGCTTCTTTTGGGCCATCTGGACTGATAAATTCAAGCTGATTTTCCTCTGAATCAAAGAAGGATTTGATGGTCTGTAACACTTCTTCTTCATCATTATTTCCTGATTTCTCATTATAAAACACTTTAATCTTTTTCATTTTCGATCTCCTAACTTTATTTTTTATTAGAAATCTTCATTATTACATATTTCAGTTTTTTTGAATTTTATTGCTTACACATTTATTGTATCACAGTCTTAGAAAATGCTACAATAGAGCGTTTCACAAAAATTTTTCATTTTTAAGTAAGAAAAAAACTTGCCTAAATGACAAGTTTTTGTTGTTTTTATTTTTAATCCAGACTGAAAGAAGGCAACTTTTTGAAGTGCTTGCGTCTGTTCCATTTGTACTTGAGTGTGGCTGAGCCTTCAAGCGTTGCGATGTATTTATCAACTCCTGTGACAATCCAACTTTCTTTGTAGCGCGGTGGGTTGATGGTTGCCCCAAACATATGTTTAATGATGATGTCTTTTTCCAGCTCTGAAATCGTCGTCAATTTTCGGGCATTACGATAAGCAATGTGTGGATGCACATAGGCATGGCTTTTGGCAAATTTTGTTTCGCGCCAATCGTAGTAGAAAAGATCGTGCAAAAGTCCAGCTCGCGCTGTTGCTTTCGCATTCAATCCACGTTTTTTGGCAATAAGATAACTCACATAGCTCACGCGCAGACAATGCTGCAAACGTGTTGAAGTGTAGTGATGGGTAATTTCATCAAGTTTTTTCAGCTCATCCATTTCTAACAGATGACCAACATAGCTCATATATTCTGCGTCGTTTAACCACGGTTTTTCATCTAAATTCATGATTTGATTATAACACGAAATTTGACTTTGTCAATACGATATTATTGGTTTTTTGATTAAATTTTTCTTTTTTAGTGCTTAGAATCCTGTTTTAGTTTCTTATTATGGGGGTTCGAGGTGCTTTTTTATCACGTTTTTTCCTTTATCTATTTGTTATTTTTCTTCAAGAAAATAATAATTTTTCCAAAAAAATAGCGGTGAATAGTTTACAAAAAACTAAAATTCCTGTATAATTGATAGGTATTAGAAAAATCTTGGAGGGTGTAGTGTGCCATCTGGGACATCACATCAACCGCTTTTCTATGAAAAGTAATAAAGGAGACAATCATGGCTAACATCAAATCTGCTATCAAACGTGCTGAATTGAATACAATCGCAAACGAACGCAATTCACAACAAAAATCTGCAATGCGTACTGCTATCAAAAAATTTGAAGCACAACCATCAGAAGAACTTTACAAATCAGCATCTGCAATCATCGATAAAGCTGCTTCTAAAGGCCTTATCCACGCTAACAAAGCTGCTCGTGACAAATCACGTCTTGCTGCTAAACTTGGCTAATAACAGGTCTTGACCTGATAAAAATCTCTGTCAGTGTGACAGATTTTTTTTATGCAAAAAAACTTGCCTTGGGCAAGTCTTTTTTATTTAAAAATCGCAAAATCACTGGTGTCAAGACCAATCAATGGATCAAAATTTCCTGATAAAATGAGGGCCTCTGTCAAAATTCGGTTCGTGTGGTCTTCTATTTCTTCATCAGCAAAAAGTGAAATTTCTCGGCTTCCGTCAGTGTTTTCGGGCTTGTTGAGATTTACGTCAGCATTTTCTCTGACTGTCTTTGTTGCTTGTGAAATTTCGTCAGCATTTTCTCTGACTGTTTTTGTTGTTTGTGAAATTTCGTCAGCATTTTTGTCGCCAAAGCGCTCAATCAAATAAGTTTTTCGATTGGCACCTTCACGCGCGACAGCTTGGGCAAAGGCGCGCTGCTCACCAAGCAAAATTAAACTTTGTTTGGCACGCGTAATTGCCGTATAAAGCAAATTTCGCTCCAACATTCGCGAATAAGCGCTGACCATTGGCACAATGACGGTCGAAAATTCGGAACCTTGTGATTTGTGAATGGACATGGCATAGGCCAAAGTGATTTTGTACCACTCTGCTCGTGGATAGGAAAGTTCCTGCCCGTCAAAATCCATAACAATTTCATCTTGTTTGCTATCGGTATATTTCGCAGGAACTAGCTCAACAATCTGCCCTAAGTCCCCATTAAATACATTGGCTTGGGCATCATTGACCAGATGCAAAATTTTATCTGCTTCCCGAAATTTCATTTCACCAAAAACAAATTCAAGGCGCTCCTTGAGCGGATTAAACAGATTTTGCAGAAGGACATTCATGGCGTTGATTCCTGCAGTTCCCTTATACATTGGCGCTAAAATTTGTAATTCAAAAGGATTATTTCCTCTTTTTTGCCAAGCGTTCGCAATCTGCTGCACCATTTGCGGAACTAAATTTGCCCCCACCTCAAAATATGAACGGTCGGTTTTTTTTTGCTGTAAAATCAGCTGGCAACTCACCATCTTTGATATGATGCGCCAAATCCGTGATGGTCGAATCATCACCCTGACGGAAAATTTTGTCCAATTTTACTGACGGAAGCTCTGGAATTTTCAATAAATCAGCAAAAACTTGTCCTGGCCCAACAGATGGTAACTGGTCACTATCACCAACCAACAAAACTTTCATAGAACCAGGGATGGCTTGAAAAAGCTTATTCGCCAACCAAGTGTCGACCATTGAAAACTCGTCTACAATCAACAAAGCACCCGACAATTCATTGCCCATACTGTCCTCAGACTCATCTTGACCCAAGCCCAGATGGCGATGAAGGGTCGCGGCAGGCAAGCCCGTCAGTTCGTTCATTCGTCTAGAAGCCCGTCCGGTCGGTGCGGCCAATAAAATCGGAAAAATGTCATCGTTATAATGGCTCGGTTCCAAGTCAAGCTGATTGATTCGAGCATAAGTTTCAATAAAACCATTGATAATCGTGGTTTTACCTGTCCCAGGCCCCCCTGTGAGAATGAAAAACTGATGCTTCATCGCTCCCAAAATCGCCTGCTTTTGCAAGTCATCATAAGTGATTTCAAGATCTTTTTCAACTTCTGACAAAACCGTCAGCACTTTTTCGTCAGTAAAATCTCCGCCCAAACGCTTCCCCAAAGCGGTCAACGACTTGTAAATTCCCTCCTCAGCAAAATAAAGCGAGTTTTCAAAAATTTTTGTACCTTCTTGCTGAATCTTTCCATCAAGCAAAAGACCGTTGATTTCAGCTGCTACTGCTGTGGGGTTGACTTCAACATTTCGCGCCTCTTCAAGCAACTCTATGGTCAGCAAAAGCAAATGCTTCGCTTCAATGTAAGTGTCGCCAGACGTAGCCGAATGCGTATTAACCATATGCATGAGTGCCGCCCGAAAACGGTTCGAGCTATCGGCTTCAATACCCAAACTGCTGGCAATTTTGTCCGCCGTTTTAAAGCCGACCCCTTTGACATCCTCGACCAGTTGATAGGGATTTTCCTCAATCATTTCCAGCGTCTTTTCTTTGTAAAGCTCATAGATTTGGAAAGTCAATTTGCTCGGCAAGCCATACTCAGCAAGTTTCGTCAGTATTTTCTCCATGCCATGATTTTCACGTAAGCGTTTGATAAATGAATTTTTTCGCGCCAAAGTCAAAAGTTCATCCAACTTTTCAGGCGCTTCTAAAATGCTATCCACCGTGTTTTCAGGAAAAATTTCAACAATCTTCTCCGCCGTTTTTTTCCCAATTCCGGGGAACTTATCTGATGAAAAATATTTCACTAAACCTGCTTGCGAACTAGGCAGCGCTTTTTCGTACTGGTTCACTTGCAATTGTTCCCCATATTTGGGGTGCTGCGTCAATTGCCCATAAAAGGTGTAAGAATCGCCCTCAACGACATCGCCAATCGTTCCATTCACCACAATTTCAACATCGTCATACTCAGCATTTGTTTCCTCAATTTCAACCAACAAAACCTTGTAAAAGTTACTTGGATTCGAGAAAAAAATGGCTTCAATTGAACCTGTCACATAAATTTTTTCGGTCATAGTTTTTGATCCCAAACTTTGAGTTCAAAGTGATCTTTACAGCCCTCCAAAATCGTCACTGTATTATTGGCAAGACCACCAGCGGCCCGTAATTCTGACAGACCAAATCCTGACAAATGTCGCATTCCCGCAGTTCCCGAAGCACCATGACCAATCAAAAGCACATTGTCCATCTCTGAGTGCAACAATTCTCGCCCCAAATCATCAAAGCGCGCCAAAACCGAGCTGACCGACTCAGCCCCAAAAGCTCGTCCATCAAACTTATCCAATTCAAAACGAGAATCGTGCATTTCTTTTGGATATTTAGCAATCGCATCTGCAATAAACCAACCTTCCAATTCACCAAAATTCCATTCAGCCAATCGCTGATCTCGCTTAATGGCACAATCCGTCAGTAATTTCGCTGTCGTCAGCGCCCTTGTTTGCGGACTTGATAAAATTTCATCAAATTTTATCGGTGCCAAAAAATCCCGCACCCGTTCAATTTCCGTCAAAGCTTCTGGCAACAGCGGTGAATCTCCCTTTTGTCCCTGTAAACGTCGCGCCAAATTCCACTCCGTCTTACCATGTCGTACAAAATAAATCTTCACCTTTACATCTCCTCTATCGAATAAAACGCATAATTTCCAAGCACCCGAGCACTCACACCAAGACTTGCCAACTCTTCAAGTGCAAAAGGAATTTTCGCTGCGTTTAGCTCATTATTAACCAAATCAATGATAAAAAAGTACTGACCAAGCCGCGTTTTCAAAGGGCGCGATTCAATCTTAGTCATATCAATATCTCGCCAAGCAAAAACAGAAATTGCCTTATGCAAAGCCCCTGGTAAATTTTCAGGCAAAGTCAAAGCCAGACTCATTTTCTCACCCGCTTGTCTTAGATTAAATGCCTTTTTTTGTTCGCCCAACAACCAAAAACGTGTTGAGTTTCCTGCAACGTCCTGAATATTTTCAGCCACGATCGCCAAATCATAGCGCTTAGCCGCATAACGATTGGCAACCGCAGCGACTGGAAGCTCAGGATGTTTTTTCACAAACTCAGCCGCAGCCGAAGTGGATGCCGTAATCTCCACCTGGGCCTCTGGATAAAATTTCCGCAGATAGGCCCGTGTCTGAGCCAATGCCTGTGGATGTGAGTAAACCCGTTCAATCACTCGGTCTTGTGAAATAGCCAGTAAATTTTGTGAAATCGGTAAAACAAATTCTGCCACAACTTGAGCCTCAGAATCATGAAAAATCTTATCAATGCTCATGTTCACCGTTCCTTCCGTCGAATTTTCAATCGGAATTAAAGCAAAATCGCACTTCCCCTCATCATAAGCCTCAATCACATCAATGATTGTTTCATAAGCAATCAACTCATCTGTTTTAAAAGCCGCTTCCGCCACAACCGAACAAAAAGATCCCCGTGGACCCAAATAGGCTATTTTCATTTCTTCTCCCATCTTTCTTTGATCAGCTGGACAATAGCCTCAGGACTTTTATCCGTCACATCAACCGTTAAATCAGCCACAGCTTCATAGCTCTTCTTCCGACGCTCAAATAAACGCTGCGCTGCTGCCTTGTCTTGAGCCAAAGGTCGAACATTGACCTTATCTGCACTAATTCGCTCCCACAAGGTCGCAAAATCTGCACTTAAAAAAACCACTTGCGGATGAGAACGAAGCACTTCCACATTCTGTAAACTCTCAACAATACCACCACCTGTGGCAATCACTGCTTGATTTTGCAGAACAGACTCAAAAACCTCATTTTCAATCCGGCGAAAATCCTTCTCACCAAACAAAGCAAAAAAATGAGCAATCGGCATCTCAATTTTTTGCTCAATCAACTGATCTAAATCAATGAAATCCTCTGCCAAAAGTCTTGCTACTGTTGACTTTCCAGCACCCATAAATCCAATTAAAATGATACTCATTTTTCGCTTCCTAATCAATTTTCCCACAACTTATTTTGATAATTTTTCCAAATCCTCAAAAAAGCTTGGATAACTTGTCTGAATCGCCTCAGCACGTTCCAATTCAAGTTCTCCCTCAATCAAAAGCGCCGCAATAGCTGTCATCATACCGATTCGGTGATCCCCAAAAGTATTGATTGCTTCCTTAGGTGCTTTTAATTTCGTTCCCCCTTGAATAATCATCCCATCATCTGTTGGCGTAATTTTTGCTCCCATTGCATTCAAAGCATCTGCAACCACAGCGATACGGTCTGTTTCTTTAACTTTCAATTCTGCAGCGTCACGGATAATTGTTTCACCCTCAGCCTGCGTCGCAAGCAAAGCAATCACTGGCAATTCATCAATCAAACGTGGAATCAAATCGCCCGCAATTTCCGTTCCTTTAAGTGAACCAAATCGAACGGTAATTGTTGCCGACTTAGCCACATCATCCACTTCTGACAATTGCATTTGACCACCCATCGCAGAAATAACTTCCAAAATTCCTGTTCTGGTTTCATTGATTCCAACATTTTTCAAAACAAGTTCTGAATTTGGCACGACCAGCGCCGCAACCAACCAGAAAGCAGCCGAGCTAATATCACCTGGAACTGTTACCTCCTGCCCAACCAATTTTTGACCGCCAGGTACTAAGATTGTTTTTCCAGAAACAGTAATCTCTCCACCAAATTGAACCAGCATCTCCTCAGTGTGCGAACGTGTTTTTTCTTTTTCAACCACTTTTGTCACACCGCTCGCCTGTAAAGCCGCAAAAATCACCGCTGATTTAACCTGAGCCGAAGCCACAGGAAGCACATAATCAATCGCTTTTAAGTCCTTTGAACCTTTGATGGTCATCGGTAACTTCACCTTATCTGTCTGTCCTGAAATCTCAGCCCCCATCAAACGTAAAGGCGTTGCAATTCGATCCATTGGGCGTTTTGACAAACTATCATCCCCAAATAAAGTCGTTTCAAAAGGCAAACCCGCCAAGATTCCAGACAACAAACGCGTCGAAGTTCCTGAATTTCCCATATCTAAGGCTTCTTGAGCTTGAGCAAGACCATCAAAACCTTTCCCATGAACGATGACTTTTTGACCATCATCTTCTATTTTAACTCCCATTTTCTGAAAAGCCGCAATTGTTGAAAGTACATCTTCACCACGCAAAATATCATAAACGGTGGTTTGTCCTTGGGCAATTGATCCAAACATAATACTGCGATGCGAAATTGATTTATCTCCTGGAACTTTTAAAGTTCCTTGTAAGCCTTGTGAATTTGTTTTAAGTTTCATTATGATATCCTAAATATTTTTTAGTACTAATTATAGCACAAAAGGGTGCTGTTGACCCTATTTGATTGAGAGATTTTCAAAAAATTTTTAACCTATCCGTAGCTATGCCACTTCAAAATCCGTTGCTATTTTGATAATCTCACGCGCTTTTTCTAACTCTTGTGCTGTTTTAAATGTAATTTGAAGTTGACCGTGAATGTCTTCCCGATTTTCTTCATTGATTTTTATATTTGTGATTGAAAATTGTTGCAAGAGGGCTAAGACTTGTAAAACCACTCCTTTTTCATCAGGTACGGAAACAAACAAATCATAGAAATTAGGAATCGCGCCTTTATGAATCTCCATGGCTTGACGAATCTTTTTCCCGTCATCGAAAAAGCTCTTGATTCCAGTCTGATTTTTTGAGCTAATTTTTTGGGCAATATCATCAAGTTGCGCTTTAAAATTTTCAATCCGTTCCACTACTTCTTGTGGATTTGATAAAACTACACTTGTCCACATCAAACTGTCCGCCTCCGCAATCCGTGTCAAATCACGAAAACCTCCTGCAGCCAGATTTTTTACTAATGGGTGTTTTTGCGCATAGGCATCTGACTGTAAAACCAAAGCAGAGGCCAAAATATGTGGAAAATGTGAGACTTGTCCTGTGACTTGATCATGCTCCGCCGCATCTAAAACAATAAATTTAGCGTGTAAACCTGACAATAACGTTCTTAATTCTGGGCAGTCCTCGCTCAAAACATAATAAGCATTCTCAAATAAATTCACATCAGCAGCCAAAACACCTGATTTATGGGAGCCAGCCATCGGATGTCCACCAACAAACCTGACCTTTTTCTCCGCAAAAAGCTGCTGTCCTAAAGAAACAATCTCACTTTTGGTCGATCCCGTATCAGTGATTAGCACATTCTCTTTCAACTCTAAATCTGCTAATTCTTTCAACACTTCCAAAGTTGCCTCAATCGGAATCGCTAAAATAATCACATCCGCTTCTCGAGCATCGCTGAGTGATAAAGCACTTTGATCAATAATCCCTCGTTTTTGAGCAATATCTTGAACTTCTTTTTGGTCATAGCCAGTAATCACAACTTCTTGATGTGCTCTTTTAATTCCTAGGGCAATTGAGCTACCAATCAACCCCAAACCAATCATAAATACATTTTTCATTTTTTAGCCCTTCCTTAAGCTAACACAAGTTCCTTTACCAATTTCAGAAACTATTTCAATCTTAAACTCCAACTTATCCAAAATGAGTTTCGATAAATAAAGACCAAGTCCTGTTGATTTTTGCTGGATTCGACCGTTATAACCGGTAAACCCATGTTCAAAAAGGCGGGGAACATCCTCTGGTAAAATTCCAATGCCACTATCTCTAATGGTCAACTGTCCTTCTTCAATCTCAATAATAATCCCCCCACTTTTCGTGTATTTCACTGCATTATTAAGAAGTTGTTCTAAAGCAATACTCATCCATCTCTGATCAGTTGCCACGCGCCAATCACCAGTAATTTGTAATTTTAGATTTTTTTGAATAAAAAAGTGGCTGTATTTTTTGACCAAATCTTTCATGATAGTCGCAAAGCTTACCTGATCAAAGCGAAAATCCGTTGCGAGATTATTAATTCTTTGGTACTCTAGAAGCATTTTTAAATAATTTTCCAACGAAAAAACTTGATTCTTTAGTTCTTTGTGATCAATCTCGGTTTGAGCCATCAAATCAATCGCGGCCAAGGGAACCTTCATCTGATGTGACCAGACCCGAATAATATCTTCAAGTTCTCTTGCTGCTTGATTCTGTTGATCCAATTTTCTTTGAAGGGTTTGATTCTCCTTTATGACATTTGAAATTCTTTCTTGAACTTCTCGCCAGCGAAAGTAAGAAGAAATCAAATAAATCACGAAAATAATGAGGGCAAATAAACTACTGTTAAAAAATGCCATCATCGGGAGTTGCCACAGCCAAAAATTCACAATATAGATGGCCAACATGAGTAAAAAAACACCAATTTGGGGAATTTTAGAGATGAGATATTTATACCAAAGCATAGCCTTCTCCTCTTTTGGTCATGAGATGTTGGTCAAATTCAATTTCGGTTAATTTCTTACGCAACCGAGTCATCTTGACGTTTAAAGTATTGGCATCAATGAACTCCTCTGTTTGCCACAGCTCTTGTAAAATTGTTTCTTTTGTCACCACTTTACCGCTTGCTCGAAAAAGCAGACTTAAAATTTTCTTTTCTGAATTGGTCAGCTCAACCTCAGCTTGACTTTGGGAGTTAACTAAGGTATTTTCAATCAGACTAAAGTCTGCAAACTCAAGTCTATCAACTTTCGTAAAGGCATAGGTTCTGCGCAGTAAGGCTTTAATTTTTGCAG
The DNA window shown above is from Lactococcus sp. S-13 and carries:
- a CDS encoding sensor histidine kinase, producing the protein MLWYKYLISKIPQIGVFLLMLAIYIVNFWLWQLPMMAFFNSSLFALIIFVIYLISSYFRWREVQERISNVIKENQTLQRKLDQQNQAARELEDIIRVWSHQMKVPLAAIDLMAQTEIDHKELKNQVFSLENYLKMLLEYQRINNLATDFRFDQVSFATIMKDLVKKYSHFFIQKNLKLQITGDWRVATDQRWMSIALEQLLNNAVKYTKSGGIIIEIEEGQLTIRDSGIGILPEDVPRLFEHGFTGYNGRIQQKSTGLGLYLSKLILDKLEFKIEIVSEIGKGTCVSLRKG
- a CDS encoding response regulator transcription factor encodes the protein MAKIFIVEDDESIVKAVKLALKNDFQVRSVSNFRAVKQEILEFEADLVLMDIGLPFYSGFYWTNELRKLSQIPIIFISSASDDMNQVTAMNQGADDFVTKPFSLDILTAKIKALLRRTYAFTKVDRLEFADFSLIENTLVNSQSQAEVELTNSEKKILSLLFRASGKVVTKETILQELWQTEEFIDANTLNVKMTRLRKKLTEIEFDQHLMTKRGEGYALV